Proteins co-encoded in one Nicotiana sylvestris chromosome 7, ASM39365v2, whole genome shotgun sequence genomic window:
- the LOC104238705 gene encoding D-amino-acid transaminase, chloroplastic-like isoform X1, with amino-acid sequence MAASNSSFDQTSAAIATETANMEDFKVHVFSSSDELLEKLHEKWNSVKQQPYPVMYSSIFGGIILDPAMMVIPIDDHMVHRGHGVFDTAIILDGYLYELDVHLNRFLRSASKARVASPFTFSELKRILIQLAAASKMRKGTLRYWLSAGPGDFLLSPAGCPTSAFYAVVIDEDFSQCKEGVKVITSAIPMKSPLFATMKNVNYLPNVLSKMEAEDKGAFASIWVDEEGYIAEGPNVNVAFITSEEELILPSFDKILSGCTAMRLLQLAPKLIEQGRLKSVKTTDIMVEDAKKAAEMMYVGSTLPLLPIIMWDEKPIGNGEVGELTMALSDLLWEDMAAGPETQRIPVPYA; translated from the exons ATGGCTGCATCCAACTCTTCTTTTGATCAAACATCAG CAGCTATAGCAACAGAGACTGCGAATATGGAAGATTTCAAAGTTCATGTGTTCTCGTCCTCTGACGAG TTACTTGAAAAGTTGCACGAGAAATGGAATTCAGTGAAGCAGCAACCTTATCCGGTAATGTATTCTAGCATATTTGGCGGAATCATTCTTGATCCAGCAATGATGGTTATTCCAATTGATGATCACATGGTTCATCGAGGTCATGGTGTCTTTGACACCGCTATTATTTTGGATGG TTATTTGTACGAATTGGATGTCCATCTTAACCGCTTCCTTAGATCAGCATCCAAAGCCAGAGTCGCGTCTCCATTtacattttcagaacttaaaaggatTCTAATTCAACTTGCTGCAGCATCAAAGATGAGGAAAGGCACTCTGAGATATTGGTTGAGCGCAGGGCCTGGGGACTTCTTACTCTCCCCAGCTGGATGCCCAACATCTGCATTCTACGCTGTGGTGATTGACGAGGATTTCTCACAATGCAAAGAAGGGGTAAAAGTGATAACTTCTGCAATCCCCATGAAATCACCTCTTTTTGCCACTATGAAAAATGTGAACTACTTGCCGAATGTCCTCTCCAAAATGGAAGCCGAGGATAAGGGAGCATTCGCTTCTATTTGGGTTGACGAAGAAGGTTATATCGCTGAGGGTCCAAATGTGAATGTTGCTTTCATAACTTCTGAGGAGGAGCTGATTTTGCCTAGCTTTGATAAGATCTTAAGTGGCTGTACTGCTATGAGGCTTCTTCAACTTGCACCCAAGTTGATTGAGCAGGGACGTTTGAAAAGCGTCAAAACTACTGACATTATGGTTGAAGATGCCAAAAAGGCTGCTGAAATGATGTATGTTGGAAGCACACTTCCTTTATTACCTATCATTATGTGGGATGAGAAACCTATTGGAAATG gggaagttggagaattGACAATGGCACTCTCGGATTTACTTTGGGAAGATATGGCAGCTGGCCCAGAAACACAGAGAATTCCAGTTCCATATGCGTAG
- the LOC104238705 gene encoding D-amino-acid transaminase, chloroplastic-like isoform X2, protein MAASNSSFDQTSAIATETANMEDFKVHVFSSSDELLEKLHEKWNSVKQQPYPVMYSSIFGGIILDPAMMVIPIDDHMVHRGHGVFDTAIILDGYLYELDVHLNRFLRSASKARVASPFTFSELKRILIQLAAASKMRKGTLRYWLSAGPGDFLLSPAGCPTSAFYAVVIDEDFSQCKEGVKVITSAIPMKSPLFATMKNVNYLPNVLSKMEAEDKGAFASIWVDEEGYIAEGPNVNVAFITSEEELILPSFDKILSGCTAMRLLQLAPKLIEQGRLKSVKTTDIMVEDAKKAAEMMYVGSTLPLLPIIMWDEKPIGNGEVGELTMALSDLLWEDMAAGPETQRIPVPYA, encoded by the exons ATGGCTGCATCCAACTCTTCTTTTGATCAAACATCAG CTATAGCAACAGAGACTGCGAATATGGAAGATTTCAAAGTTCATGTGTTCTCGTCCTCTGACGAG TTACTTGAAAAGTTGCACGAGAAATGGAATTCAGTGAAGCAGCAACCTTATCCGGTAATGTATTCTAGCATATTTGGCGGAATCATTCTTGATCCAGCAATGATGGTTATTCCAATTGATGATCACATGGTTCATCGAGGTCATGGTGTCTTTGACACCGCTATTATTTTGGATGG TTATTTGTACGAATTGGATGTCCATCTTAACCGCTTCCTTAGATCAGCATCCAAAGCCAGAGTCGCGTCTCCATTtacattttcagaacttaaaaggatTCTAATTCAACTTGCTGCAGCATCAAAGATGAGGAAAGGCACTCTGAGATATTGGTTGAGCGCAGGGCCTGGGGACTTCTTACTCTCCCCAGCTGGATGCCCAACATCTGCATTCTACGCTGTGGTGATTGACGAGGATTTCTCACAATGCAAAGAAGGGGTAAAAGTGATAACTTCTGCAATCCCCATGAAATCACCTCTTTTTGCCACTATGAAAAATGTGAACTACTTGCCGAATGTCCTCTCCAAAATGGAAGCCGAGGATAAGGGAGCATTCGCTTCTATTTGGGTTGACGAAGAAGGTTATATCGCTGAGGGTCCAAATGTGAATGTTGCTTTCATAACTTCTGAGGAGGAGCTGATTTTGCCTAGCTTTGATAAGATCTTAAGTGGCTGTACTGCTATGAGGCTTCTTCAACTTGCACCCAAGTTGATTGAGCAGGGACGTTTGAAAAGCGTCAAAACTACTGACATTATGGTTGAAGATGCCAAAAAGGCTGCTGAAATGATGTATGTTGGAAGCACACTTCCTTTATTACCTATCATTATGTGGGATGAGAAACCTATTGGAAATG gggaagttggagaattGACAATGGCACTCTCGGATTTACTTTGGGAAGATATGGCAGCTGGCCCAGAAACACAGAGAATTCCAGTTCCATATGCGTAG